From a single Fusarium fujikuroi IMI 58289 draft genome, chromosome FFUJ_chr03 genomic region:
- a CDS encoding related to 2,4-dihydroxyhept-2-ene-1,7-dioic acid aldolase — protein sequence MLACRNSLKTRVANGQLCKALGVRLVTNPQIVQLAKNANFDSLFIDLEHSTLSLDDAGKLCGTGLALGITPFVRVPHQCGNGFIQKVLDAGAMGIIFPYVQNEDEAEAAVAISKYPPQACRSITGQLAAFSLKPYPQTGVIPETNEHASTVFVMIENECAVQKVEEIAAVDGVDVVLVGSNDLAIELGAPADFRSDRFRQALMRVSEACRKYEKVMGLAGIYDTPDIQDWAIHTLGVRFMLCQQDSGLFAGAAAKCLAAVEMVENASSSKSMNVSS from the exons ATGCTCGCCTGTCGGAACTCTCTCAAGACAAGGGTCGCCAATGGGCAGCTCTGCAAG GCCCTTGGTGTACGACTCGTCACAAACCCCCAAATAGTACAACTAGCCAAGAATGCAAACTTCGATAGCCTCTTCATCGATCTGGAACACTCAACACTGTCTCTCGACGACGCCGGCAAGCTATGTGGTACTGGTCTTGCTCTCGGCATAACGCCATTTGTACGAGTGCCACATCAATGCGGCAATGGATTCATCCAGAAAGTCCTCGACGCAGGTGCCATGGgaataatatttccttatGTACAGAACGAAG ATGAAGCAGAGGCAGCTGTGGCCATATCGAAATATCCCCCTCAAGCCTGTCGCTCAATCACCGGCCAACTGGCCGCCTTCTCCCTCAAGCCCTACCCTCAAACCGGTGTGATCCCGGAGACCAACGAGCACGCGTCAACAGTTTTCGTCATGATAGAAAACGAGTGCGCAGTCCAGAAGGTAGAGGAGATCGCAGCCGTGGACGGAGTCGACGTTGTGCTCGTTGGGTCGAACGACTTGGCCATTGAGCTCGGTGCCCCTGCTGATTTTCGCAGCGACAGATTTCGCCAGGCTTTGATGCGCGTGAGTGAAGCGTGCAGGAAGTATGAAAAGGTCATGGGTCTTGCCGGTATTTATGATACGCCGGATATTCAAGACTGGGCTATTCACACATTGGGTGTCCGGTTCATGCTATGCCAGCAGGACTCGGGGTTGTTCGCGGGTGCTGCGGCGAAATGCTTGGCTGCTGTAGAAATGGTTGAGAATGCCTCTTCGTCGAAGTCGATGAATGTGTCATCTTAG
- a CDS encoding probable D-lactate dehydrogenase (cytochrome), which translates to MADKKPRPKIDLDLTGLYILGLAALAVSTAGVLSISSQPTKRQLSSTQSLLGTPEIQHDLSASNIEGACNEFAAILGPENVSTERADLVTHSGSDYQSYAWTEESAILSQVILYPETTEQVSELMKVCFQRRLPVTPYSGGTSIEGQYIPHLQGICIDFGRMNNIVELNKYDLDCVVQPGMGWMDLNEELAAHGLFFPPDPGPGAMIGGMVGTGCSGTNAAAYGAMKDWVLSLTVVLADGTIIKTRQRARKSSAGYDLTRTFIGSEGTLGLITEATLKLAVKPPCEAVAVCTFPTLRDAASAVREVLSNGIQVAAVEILDEVQMKSINDSALTRLKWKEEPTLFFKFTGSDEFIVDHLAKQVGSITKQNRSTAYIFASDETERNELWSARKNALWSMLAMRKSPSDKVWTTDVAVPLSRLPDIIEFAKEDIQKSGLLGSIVGHVGDGNFHTLLLFPEEKRHIAEEIVHRMVDKAIEMKGTATGEHGVGLVKRDYLEKELGKEAVDTMRSMKNAFDPLCILNCDKVIRMKAA; encoded by the exons ATGGCAGACAAGAAGCCCAG ACCCAAGATTGACTTGGACCTTACAGGGTTATACATCCTGGGGTTGGCGGCATTAGCAGTTAGCACCGCTGGAGTACTGAGTATCAGCAGCCAACCAACCAAGAGGCAACTGTCATCAACACAGTCATTACTTGGCACCCCCGAGATTCAACATGACTTGTCGGCATCAAATATCGAAGGTGCTTGTAATGAATTCGCCGCTATATTGGGTCCTGAGAACGTGTCAACGGAACGTGCCGATCTCGTTACCCATTCGGGCTCCGACTATCAGTCATACGCCTGGACTGAAGAGTCAGCCATCCTTTCTCAAGTCATTTTATACCCTGAGACTACAGAACAGGTTTCGGAGCTGATGAAAGTATGCTTCCAGCGTCGGCTACCAGTCACACCGTACTCGGGAGGGACGTCGATCGAAGGCCAGTACATACCTCATCTACAGGGTATATGCATTGACTTTGGTCGAATGAACAACATAGTGGAGCTCAACAAGTATGATCTCGACTGTGTTGTGCAACCCGGTatgggatggatggaccTGAACGAAGAGTTAGCAGCTCATGGCCTATTCTTTCCCCCAGACCCTGGTCCCGGCGCCATGATTGGAGGAATGGTTGGTACAGGATGCTCTGGGACAAACGCAGCGGCATACGGAGCCATGAAAGACTGGGTCCTGTCACTAACCGTCGTACTTGCGGACGGAACAATCATCAAGACTCGCCAACGCGCCAGAAAGTCGAGTGCAGGTTATGATCTGACGAGGACCTTTATCGGCAGTGAGGGAACCCTTGGCCTCATTACGGAAGCTACATTAAAACTGGCAGTCAAGCCACCCTGTGAGGCTGTGGCTGTGTGCACATTCCCAACGCTACGAGATGCTGCGTCTGCAGTTCGAGAGGTGCTATCTAATGGCATCCAGGTTGCGGCTGTTGAGATTCTTGATGAAGTACAGATGAAGAGCATCAATGACTCTGCTTTGACGAGACTGAAGTGGAAAGAAGAGCCAACCCTGTTCTTCAAGTTCACGGGGAGCGATGAGTTCATCGTGGATCACCTTGCCAAGCAAGTCGGAAGTATCACGAAACAGAATCGCAGTACCGCATACATATTCGCATCCGACGAGACTGAGCGGAACGAATTATGGTCCGCGCGGAAGAATGCCCTCTGGAGCATGCTGGCCATGAGAAAGTCACCGAGTGACAAAGTCTGGACTACTGATGTAGCTGTACCTCTAAGCAGACTCCCCGACATCATCGAGTTTGCCAAAGAAGACATCCAGAAGTCGGGATTACTCGGCTCAATCGTTGGGCACGTTGGTGATGGGAACTTCCATACCCTGTTACTCTTCCCCGAAGAGAAGCGCCATATCGCTGAAGAGATCGTCCACCGAATGGTTGATAAAGCCATCGAGATGAAAGGTACAGCGACGGGCGAGCATGGCGTCGGACTTGTGAAGAGAGACTATCTGGAGAAGGAGCTAGGGAAAGAAGCTGTGGATACGATGCGATCG ATGAAGAATGCATTTGACCCGTTGTGTATCCTGAATTGTGATAAGGTGATACGTATGAAGGCAGCATAG
- a CDS encoding related to aspartate aminotransferase, cytoplasmic yields MFSSFRKGPDDPMYFLKRAADQDTSPDKVDLGVGIYRNESGLYGQLGSVAKAKIVLAENDPGHDYEIRIGNQRFLNHAARLLFGQECELLQSGRIASAQTISGTGACHLAALALSQSISPRPQVFVGTPTWGNYKPMFELVGLKVIEYPYFDFQTRTIDFSSIITAALNVPPRSVFILQACCHNPTGADPTRDQWKELGAVLARNSHFVLFDIAYHGLGNGLDEDAYAIRHFATLGLDMFVCQSFSKNFALYGERCGALHAVCSSRDIAAVVQDRLRCLIRWEFSFAPAYGGRLATIVLDSDELTVDWVEDLSEIQHRLKALRKQLHHRLAQVLKTPGNWDHILRENGLFSYLSLNPKQCQTLIDQHHIYLPPNGRINISGLSQSNISYDAFIPHFKPEVFVLKYLGIVIFVFNFVWWKVSKKTTWWSASDVDLSTGRREWEETERPEEVHWEGGLWKNVLRKFKP; encoded by the exons ATGTTCTCATCGTTTCGAAAGGGGCCCGATGACCCCATGTACTTTCTCAAGCGTGCCGCTGACCAGGATACGTCCCCAGATAAGGTTGATCTTGGCGTTGGTATCTACAGAAATGAAAGTGGTCTCTACGGTCAGCTCGGGTCTGTCGCAAAG GCAAAAATAGTCTTGGCTGAGAACGATCCTGGGCACGAC TATGAGATTAGGATAGGAAACCAGCGGTTCCTGAACCATGCTGCCCGCCTCTTGTTCGGACAAGAGTGCGAGCTCCTACAATCTGGCAGA ATCGCCTCAGCTCAGACCATCTCTGGTACGGGCGCCTGCCACCTCGCTGCTCTAGCCTTGAGCCAATCGATCTCTCCTCGTCCGCAAGTATTCGTCGGCACCCCTACCTGGGGTAACTATAAGCCAATGTTCGAGCTCGTCGGCCTTAAAGTGATCGAGTATCCATACTTCGACTTTCAGACACGAACCATCgacttctcctccatcatcacagCAGCGCTGAATGTACCCCCTCGAAGCGTTTTCATCCTACAAGCCTGTTGTCACAACCCTACAGGCGCCGATCCTACGAGAGACCAATGGAAGGAACTTGGTGCGGTGCTGGCACGGAACTCCCACTTTGTCCTTTTTGACATTGCGTATCACGGACTGGGCAATGGTCTCGATGAGGATGCTTATGCAATCAGGCATTTCGCTACCCTAGGCCTAGACATGTTTGTATGCCAGTCGTTCTCTAAGAACTTTGCTTTGTATGGCGAGAGATGCGGTGCCTTGCATGCTGTATGTTCGAGTCGCGACATAGCGGCTGTTGTGCAAGATCGACTTCGATGCTTAATACGGTGGGAGTTCTCATTTGCACCAGCTTATGGCGGTCGCTTGGCCACTATCGTATTAGACTCGGACGAGCTGACTGTCGACTG GGTCGAAGACCTGTCCGAGATACAGCATCGACTAAAGGCTTTGCGAAAGCAGCTGCATCATAGATTGGCTCAAGTTTTGAAA ACACCGGGAAACTGGGACCATATTTTACGAGAGAATGGACTCTTCTC ATACCTCAGCCTCAATCCTAAACAGTGCCAGACACTCATCGACCAGCATCATATCTATCTTCCACCGAACGGTAGAATCAACATCTCAGGTCTCAGCCAGAGCAATATCA GTTATGATGCTTTTATCCCCCATTTCAAGCCCGAGGTTTTCGTTCTCAAGTATCTCGGTATCGTCATTTTCGTTTTCAACTTTGTTTGGTGGAAGGTTTCAAAGAAGACTACTTGGTGGTCCGCTTCAGATGTAGACCTCAGTACAGGAAGACGGGAATGGGAAGAAACGGAGAGGCCGGAGGAAGTTCATTGGGAGGGCGGACTGTGGAAGAATGTTCTTCGCAAGTTCAAGCCTTAG
- a CDS encoding related to D-lactate dehydrogenase: MADSATKPELYILSDFHPEAVKYAQNSFDCIPYGDPRTENWHSHATAILIKDYYITEDDLASAPQLRVIGKQGVGLDKIDVEACKRRNVKALQTLPELLEVTDVVTLHVPLTHSTKNMIAAPQLKQMKKTAILINTARGGIVNEEDLADALEKGEIWGASFDCHCQEPPTLAKYERLWKCPRFVGTPHIAAATDETPIPTISVAIDGIFDVDLTRANKKIVAEAEANGTEVRLLSH, translated from the exons ATGGCTGATTCCGCCACCAAACCTGAACTTTATATCCTCAGTGACTTTCACCCCGAGGCCGTGAAATACGCCCAAAACTCTTTTGATTGCATCCCCTATGGCGATCCACGTACAGAGAATTGGCATTCTCACGCCACAGCAATCCTTATTAAGGATTACTACATCACAGAGGACGACCTCGCCTCGGCACCGCAACTAAGAGTCATTGGCAAACAGGGCGTCGGCTTAGATAAGATTGACGTCGAGGCTTGCAAAAGACGCAATGTCAAG GCACTTCAAACCCTCCccgagcttctcgaggtcACAGACGTGGTGACACTACATGTCCCTCTGACCCACAGTACGAAGAACATGATTGCAGCACCACAGTtgaagcagatgaagaaaacAGCCATATTGATCAACACAGCACGTGGTGGGATCGTCAATGAGGAAGATCTGGCAGATGCATTGGAGAAGGGCGAGATTTGGGGTGCTAGCTTTGACTGCCATTGCCAGGAGCCGCCGACGTTGGCAAAGTATGAGCGGCTTTGGAAGTGTCCGCGTTTCGTTGGGACGCCGCATATTGCTGCTGCGACGGATGAGACACCAATTCCTACGATCAGTGTGGCTATAGATGGTATTTTTGACGTGGATTTGACTAGAgccaacaagaagattgtGGCTGAGGCCGAGGCCAATGGTACTGAGGTCAGACTGCTCTCACACTAA
- a CDS encoding related to positive activator of transcription, translated as MNTQSTPPPSGKRNKTVACLQCRERKVRCSGTCPYANCTRRSTDCVFEQEDRKIVVSENLLNDLKRKAQDWDEAQKQKRNKTSADTSTNENIVGEASPQQPGLRTSADDGLPQMINPLLTPLSKFVVDHRGRKRFLGPSSTWAYSHHVMGMIREYVGHELSPEVPLNHDGVAFNIELPSKKQTDLVVNIEGLPSLDYALYLTNTVKFHIVQTYHLFDEQKFMPALHSLYNDGPLLVTAGNRMWYVQYFLIMALAMELFPDTYGLYIDPILSIEVCCGLALYLQAVDHRNSAYVYLGMGLRIALSQGLHRDIAGDSADDAEVRRYRNAWWTLYILDRKFSSLMGAPSSVQDSDISVPILGDQTTPRRSSSLEIHIMLSRLKTKVLNTIYGIDGKFDVSFPKNTMSILRELAALGVKLNSAPDLKLDNQSPLSRVSATLNLCYHQASHELFLPFDLDHAFLAGFVLALISAIQSFPDAVSESSFELTRNILDALIAGGNLPTRFRRQELERLHDMLHLIEQRDILPQLQGQENDRISVLGEQGISPNQILNVASLLDGHTSLGADLDDVNDWLWEVNGFEGLHPV; from the exons ATGAACACGCAATCCACGCCTCCACCGTCGGggaagagaaacaagactGTCGC ATGTTTGCAATGCCGTGAGCGAAAGGTTCGTTGCTCAGGGACTTGCCCTTACGCGAATTGCACGCGACGGTCAACAGATTGTGTTTTCGAGCAGGAAGATCGCAAGATTGTCGTGTCGGAAAA CTTGCTCAATGATCTGAAGCGAAAGGCACAGGATTGGGATGAGGCgcagaaacagaagaggAACAAAACCTCTGCGGATACGAGTACAAATGAGAATATTGTTGGAGAAGCATCACCTCAACAACCCGGTCTAAGAACAAGCGCCGACGATGGCCTACCACAAATGATCAATCCTCTGCTGACGCCCTTGTCCAAGTTTGTCGTAGACCACCGAGGCAGGAAAC GCTTTCTTGGTCCTTCGTCCACTTGGGCATACAGCCATCATGTAATGGGCATGATCAGAGAA TATGTGGGCCATGAACTCTCACCTGAAGTCCCACTAAATCACGATGGTGTTGCTTTCAACATAGAGCTACCGAGTAAGAAACAGACTGATCTTGTTGTTAACATCGAAGGCCTGCCTTCGCTAGACTATGCCCTTTACCTCACCAACACGGTCAAGTTTCACATCGTCCAAACTTACCACCTATTTGACGAGCAAAAGTTCATGCCAGCTCTCCATTCATTATACAACGATGGTCCACTGCTGGTGACTGCTGGGAACAGGATGTGGTATGTCCAGTacttcctcatcatggctctgg CTATGGAGCTATTCCCAGATACATATGGACTGTACATAGATCCTATCTTGTCGATCGAAGTGTGCTGCGGGCTTGCTTTATATCTCCAAGCTGTTGATCACCGCAACAGTGCTTACGTCTAT CTTGGAATGGGTCTTCGGATAGCACTTAGTCAAGGTCTACACCGTGACATCGCTGGAGACTCCGCAGACGATGCTGAAGTAAGGCGATATCGCAATGCATGGTGGACACTCTACATCCTCGATCGCAAATTCTCATCCCTGATGGGCGCTCCAAGTTCTGTCCAAGACAGCGATATTTCCGTGCCGATCCTAGGAGATCAGACCACCCCCCGAAGATCAAGCTCATTAGAGATACATATCATGCTATCAAGGCTAAAAACCAAAGTCCTCAACA CTATATACGGTATCGATGGGAAGTTCGATGTTTCGTTTCCGAAAAATACCATGAGCATATTGAGGGAACTTGCTGCACTTGGAGTTAAGCTAAACTCGGCGCCCGATCTGAAGCTGGACAACCAAAGCCCACTATCACGCGTTTCTGCAACCCTGAACCTTTGCTATCACCAGGCAAGTCACG AACTCTTTCTCCCCTTCGATCTCGACCACGCATTCTTAGCTGGTTTTGTCCTGGCACTCATCTCAGCCATCCAATCCTTCCCGGACGCAGTGAGCGAATCCTCATTCGAGTTGACAAGAAATATCCTTGACGCTCTAATCGCAGGCGGGAATCTACCTACACGGTTTCGGCGCCAGGAACTTGAGCGTCTCCATGATATGTTGCACCTCATTGAACAGCGAGATATCCTGCCTCAgctccaaggtcaagagaaCGACCGCATTTCTGTTCTTGGGGAGCAGGGAATATCACCGAACCAAATACTCAATGTTGCTAGTTTACTGGATGGACATACGAGCCTTGGTGCTGATCTCGATGATGTTAATGACTGGCTGTGGGAGGTCAATGGTTTTGAGGGCCTCCATCCCGTTTGA
- a CDS encoding related to putative tartrate transporter has protein sequence MANTTTVRPEIDMSHEEKHELEQIETKDNVQSDHDTKLEKRVLRKIDTRLLPILGCLYTIALVDRSNVAVARISGMDEDLDLAVGNRVSIVLMVFFIGYILFEIPSNAFIHKLGAANWLAFLAFAWGLVSLGIGFLNNWAGLAVLRALLGVFEAGFFPGCVYLVSSWYKRYEVQKRMAGFFLTASALSAFANILAYGLIQISKTHHYKGWRWIFIVEGAITVVAGIGSWFIIVDFPDSDKNTFLTPEERAFVKERLAEDRGPEEREKVTLKIIGQTAADWKPWAYSLMYMAGAVGVYAFLFFLPIILRGGLGYSLELSFILSTPPALFAVVEAMSISWLADKTRLRGPFVIFQGLIGIIGLCMTGLLNSPTPRYVGTFLGVAGANGLVVTTLAWQANNIVGDARRAVSTGFLISMSGVGGIYSSMVFRQQDAPNYIPGLVAVMAINVAAVVVAALTMLMLRHNNRQADEGKCLCEGREGFRYTL, from the exons ATGGCCAACACTACCACGGTTCGCCCCGAGATTGACATGTCTCACGAGGAAAAGCATGAGCTAGAACAGATTGAGACCAAGGACAATGTACAATCCGATCACGACACGAAGTTGGAGAAGCGCGTTCTTCGAAAGATCGATACCCGACTCCTGCCTATTCTCGGGTGTCTCTACACAATCGCGCTCGTCGACCGATCCAACGTCGCGGTCGCTCGTATCTCAGGAATGGACGAAGATCTCGACCTCGCCGTCGGTAACCGCGTGTCTATTGTCTTGATGGTCTTCTTTATCGGGTACATTCTTTTTGAGATCCCCAGCAATGCCTTCATTCACAAGCTTGGTGCAGCCAATTGGCTTGCCTTTCTGGCTTTTGCTTGGGGATTGGTGTCCCTTGGCATTGGCTTCTTAAACAACTGGGCTGGCCTCGCCGTACTGAGAGCCCTTCTTGGCGTTTTTGAGGCTGGTTTCTTCCCGG GCTGTGTCTATCTTGTATCTTCGTGGTATAAGCGCTACGAGGTCCAAAAGCGAATGGCAGGCTTCTTTTTGACTGCCTCAGCGCTGTCAGCCTTCGCCAATATCCTCGCATATGGCCTCATTCAGATCTCCAAGACACATCATTACAAAGG ATGGCGCTGGATCTTCATTGTCGAAGGTGCCATCACAGTCGTCGCCGGCATCGGCTCATGGTTCATCATTGTCGACTTTCCTGACTCTGATAAAAACACATTCCTCACTCCTGAAGAACGCGCCTTCGTCAAAGAACGCCTCGCCGAGGACCGTGGCCCCGAAGAACGAGAAAAGGTTACCTTGAAGATCATTGGGCAGACAGCTGCGGACTGGAAGCCCTGGGCCTATTCACTTATGTACATGGCCGGTGCCGTTGGAGTCTAtgccttcttgttcttcctgcCTATCATCCTACGCGGTGGTCTTGGATACTCACTTGAGCTTTCATTCATTCTGAGTACACCGCCAGCACTGTTTGCTGTTGTCGAAGCAATGAGTATCTCGTGGCTTGCTGATAAGACGAGGCTGCGAGGTCCGTTCGTCATCTTCCAAGGCCTGATTGGAATCATTGGGCTATGCATGACTGGATTGCTCAATTCACCAACACCTCGCTATGTTGGCACATTTCTCGGCGTCGCTGGGGCTAATGGTCTTGTTGTGACGACCCTTGCGTGGCAGGCCAATAATATTGTCGGTGATGCTCGACGTGCTGTGTCCACTGGCTTCCTCATCAGTATGAGTGGCGTTGGTGGGATTTACTCCAGCATGGTATTCC GTCAACAGGATGCACCAAACTACATCCCTGGACTCGTCGCTGTCATGGCCATCAACGTGGCAGCGGTTGTAGTCGCCGCACTAACAATGCTTATGCTCCGCCATAATAATAGACAGGCAGATGAGGGGAAATGCCTATGCGAAGGTCGAGAAGGATTCAGATATACATTGTAG
- a CDS encoding related to 2,4-dihydroxyhept-2-ene-1,7-dioic acid aldolase, which produces MVRASTIAATARNPQLRILNALRANGKPIMTFLGLPSLQTAQIVASTGVDAVIIDCEHGHIRDDSMHDATAAIAAAGVSPLVRLRMTHPDLIKRALDSGAHGIILPQVHTAQEATEVVKYSKFPPQGLRGQGSPFAGFAHNVDIATYVKTANETTIVCVQIESRQGVDNVDAICAVPGVDMAFIGPNDLAFSLLGYIPAKGDEPEFLDAIDKIVAAARKHGKWVARLSNSGALCKEHLDVFDTVALSYDVRAIQNWYAAELKAARG; this is translated from the exons ATGGTACGAGCATCAACCATCGCTGCCACAGCGCGTAACCCGCAACTACGCATATTGAATGCATTAAGAGCCAATGGCAAGCCCATAATGACGTTTCTGGGCCTGCCGTCTCTTCAGACAGCTCAGATTGTTGCTTCCACTGGAGTCGAT GCGGTCATTATTGATTGCGAGCATGGCCACATTAGAGATGACTCCATGCATGACGCCACCGCCGCCATCGCCGCTGCGGGTGTCTCGCCGCTTGTCCGTCTAAGAATGACCCATCCTGACCTTATCAAGAGAGCTCTGGACAGTGGTGCACA TGGCATAATTCTACCTCAAGTCCACACTGCCCAAGAAGCAACCGAGGTAGTAAAGTACTCCAAGTTCCCACCGCAAGGTCTCCGGGGACAAGGATCACCATTTGCGGGTTTTGCTCACAACGTCGATATCGCGACATACGTCAAGACAGCAAACGAAACAACTATCGTGTGTGTTCAGATTGAATCGAGGCAAGGAGTCGATAACGTGGATGCAATCTGTGCTGTCCCAGGCGTTG ATATGGCCTTTATCGGACCCAATGATCTggccttttctcttctcggCTATATACCCGCCAAGGGTGACGAGCCCGAGTTTCTAGATGCGATTGACAAAATCGTCGCAGCGGCCCGGAAACACGGAAAGTGGGTGGCCCGATTATCAAACTCTGGCGCTTTATGTAAGGAGCATTTGGATGTGTTTGATACGGTGGCTTTGAGCTATGATGTTAGGGCGATTCAGAATTGGTATGCTGCAGAACTCAAGGCTGCAAGGGGCTAG
- a CDS encoding related to cutinase transcription factor 1 beta, which translates to MSIYASQFGGMDQGSPSQWTRRTPNHGRKRGTACERCNRRRTKCDGSVIGVPCSACKKSGHHEQCALIQSKRRRGPDGRYTLLPEVESHRSSDSLSFAPNDEDSMGLITGASPTEEELHNSNSMQPSSESATARLSSEQHASPNAQPSVVGESWYASYVMRGYTPGHNSVHRPIKECNETVQSVTRDTRRESVCSRPSLPREKTTLSDLPSPDLVDRLIKVYFDRFHAFCPILGRKYFLSSLSDGTMSGTLLQSVLFVASLHCGAEVLHLMGYSTRWDANNALYNKASTAFDADRDSSRIHMILSSYLLHYWFGSPTAYRDCHWWLAAAIRSAQCTGYHRSTRNSKMSHEERSRWKRIWWCLYVRDRQIAISTGTPMVINDQDHDVEGLVEQDFAEEAPETVQYIISQVKLSKAMARLYFSHCSPSRLSLCKEAHVLDEAMRDIQSELQAWYDSSEGLNFSNGHHHLSLTLKVCYHVSALFSAMMALAVEVKISAPKSDQIFVKIRPGLLALKQFESVYILARWIKSFFMNILNRPTPFDAVEAHRPPPTLHGDDTTGRGTGLEMINGTDEIPTTTASAGQATHDTTNFEDSNFGFDQGSGSEAGGFWPTYLANGVFSGVQSSDDMEFPHPDSFQYQAMYFLADLGIASTEPIDQ; encoded by the exons ATGAGTATCTACGCATCGCAATTTGGCGGAATGGATCAAGGAAGCCCTTCGCAGTGGACTAGGAGAACGCCCAACCATGGCAGGAAGAGAGGTACGGCGTGTGAGCGTTGCAACCGGCGGAGAACAAAGTGTGATGGATCTGTCATTGGTGTGCCATGCTCAGCTTGCAAGAAGAGTGGCCATCATGAGCAGTGTGCACTCATCCAATCTAAGCGCCGAAG AGGCCCCGATGGGAGATACACGCTATTGCCAGAAGTGGAATCTCACCGCAGCTCCGATAGCCTCAGCTTTGCCCCGAACGACGAGGATTCCATGGGATTGATCACTGGAGCATCACCGACAGAGGAAGAACTACATAACAGTAATTCAATGCAGCCGTCGAGTGAGTCGGCCACCGCAAGGCTTTCGTCTGAGCAGCATGCAAGTCCCAATGCACAACCAAGCGTTGTCGGAGAAAGCTGGTATGCCTCATATGTCATGAGAGGTTACACGCCCGGCCACAACAGTGTTCACCGACCAATCAAAGAGTGTAACGAGACAGTTCAGAGTGTTACCCGTGATACGAGGAGAGAGAGCGTCTGCAGCCGGCCGTCCTTGCCCCGTGAGAAGACAACCCTGTCGGATCTCCCATCACCAGACTTAGTAGACCGTCTCATCAAGGTCTACTTTGACAGATTTCACGCGTTTTGTCCGATACTTGGTAGAAAATACTTCCTTTCCTCCCTTTCTGACGGAACCATGTCAGGTACCCTTCTCCAAAGTGTCCTTTTTGTTGCATCGCTACACTGTGGTGCAGAAGTACTACATCTCATGGGTTACAGCACTCGATGGGATGCCAACAATGCTCTGTACAACAAGGCCAGCACAGCATTCGACGCGGATCGAGATTCGAGTCGCATCCATATGATACTGTCGTCGTACCTGCTTCACTACTGGTTCGGAAGTCCGACGGCTTATCGAGACTGTCATTGGTGGCTCGCTGCTGCAATACGATCCGCGCAGTGTACAGGTTATCATAGGAGCACTAGGAATAGTAAGATGTCACATGAAGAAAGGTCGCGATGGAAGCGCATCTGGTGGTGTCTTTAT GTCCGTGATCGCCAGATCGCCATCTCCACCGGGACACCGATGGTGATCAACGACCAAGATCATGATGTCGAAGGACTTGTCGAGCAAGACTTTGCGGAGGAAGCTCCAGAGACTGTGCAGTATATCATATCCCAGGTCAAGCTGAGTAAAGCTA TGGCTCGACTGTACTTCTCCCACTGCTCGCCTTCCCGTCTGTCTCTCTGTAAAGAAGCTCATGTCCTCGATGAAGCCATGAGAGATATCCAGTCAGAATTACAAGCCTGGTATGACTCTTCTGAGGGCTTGAACTTCTCCAacggccatcatcatctaaGTCTGACACTGAAGGTTTGCTATCA CGTGTCTGCTCTTTTCTCCGCTATGATGGCCTTGGCAGTAGAAGTAAAAATCTCAGCGCCTAAAAGCGATCAGATATTTGTAAAGATCCGACCTGGATTATTGGCCCTCAAGCAGTTTGAGTCCGTCTATATACTCGCCAGATGGATCAAAAGTTTCTTCATGAATATTCTGAACCGCCCAACGCCTTTCGATGCGGTAGAAGCGCATAGACCACCTCCGACCCTACATGGTGATGACACGACTGGCAGGGGTACTGGCTTAGAGATGATTAACGGCACCGATGAGATCCCGACGACGACTGCATCAGCTGGCCAAGCCACGCATGACACGACAAACTTTGAGGACTCCAATTTCGGATTTGACCAGGGTTCGGGATCCGAGGCAGGCGGCTTTTGGCCGACGTACTTGGCAAACGGTGTCTTCTCGGGTGTTCAGTCAAGTGACGACATGGAGTTCCCGCATCCAGACTCGTTCCAGTATCAAGCTATGTACTTTCTAGCCGATCTAGGCATAGCGAGTACCGAACCTATAGATCAATAA